Proteins encoded by one window of Grus americana isolate bGruAme1 chromosome 7, bGruAme1.mat, whole genome shotgun sequence:
- the BLOC1S2 gene encoding biogenesis of lysosome-related organelles complex 1 subunit 2 isoform X1: MATAAEGLPEAGSQPSKQDPAVETAEEAKEPAEADINELCKDMFNKMAIYLTGELTATSEDYKLLENMNKLTSLKYLEMKDIAINISRNLKDLNQKYAALQPYLEQINLIEEQVAALEQAAYKLDAYSKKLESKYKKLEKR; this comes from the exons ATGGCGACCGCGGCGGAGGGGCTGCCCGAGGCTGGCTCGCAGCCCTCCAAGC AGGATCCTGCTGTTGAAACAGCAGAGGAAGCTAAGGAACCGGCAGAAGCAGACATCAATGAGCTCTGTAAAGACATGTTCAACAAAATGGCCATTTATTTAACAGGTGAACTGACAG CCACCAGTGAAGACTACAAACTCTTGGAAAACATGAATAAGCTGACTAGCTTGAAGTACCTGGAAATGAAAGATATTGCTATAAACATCAGTAGAAATCTGAAGGATTTAAATCAAAAAT aTGCTGCTCTTCAGCCATATCTGGAACAAATCAACCTCATTGAGGAACAGGTTGCAGCTCTGGAGCAGGCAGCTTATAAATTGGATGCGTATTCCAAAAAACTTG aatCCAAGTACAAAAAACTGGAGAAACGATGA
- the BLOC1S2 gene encoding biogenesis of lysosome-related organelles complex 1 subunit 2 isoform X2 — MFNKMAIYLTGELTATSEDYKLLENMNKLTSLKYLEMKDIAINISRNLKDLNQKYAALQPYLEQINLIEEQVAALEQAAYKLDAYSKKLESKYKKLEKR; from the exons ATGTTCAACAAAATGGCCATTTATTTAACAGGTGAACTGACAG CCACCAGTGAAGACTACAAACTCTTGGAAAACATGAATAAGCTGACTAGCTTGAAGTACCTGGAAATGAAAGATATTGCTATAAACATCAGTAGAAATCTGAAGGATTTAAATCAAAAAT aTGCTGCTCTTCAGCCATATCTGGAACAAATCAACCTCATTGAGGAACAGGTTGCAGCTCTGGAGCAGGCAGCTTATAAATTGGATGCGTATTCCAAAAAACTTG aatCCAAGTACAAAAAACTGGAGAAACGATGA